A single region of the Brienomyrus brachyistius isolate T26 chromosome 10, BBRACH_0.4, whole genome shotgun sequence genome encodes:
- the LOC125750916 gene encoding protein canopy homolog 3-like has protein sequence MIKMKPLLVVDVFLLTAVAEMMKKGDDAEWVHLPDKCEVCKFLSIEMKSAFEETGKTKQVIETNYRFLDSKGAPPIKYVKSDIRFIEVMETVCQRLMEYNLHKEREGSNRFAKGMSETFSTLHNLVHKGVKVVMDIPYELWNETSAEVADLKKQCDIMLEQYEEVIEDWYKGDQVEDLTTYLCEKHVLKGQDIDCLKEKWSGKRRETAGITDEKKEKKKNGESSGQEKLMKKKGGKKKKKKKKKSKLSEQEMGGESKDDVEVIPEEGLQGSAPLHGEKTEL, from the exons ATGATCAAGATGAAGCCATTGCTTGTTGTTGATGTGTTTTTACTGACTGCAGTCGCGGAAATGATGAAGAAGGGCGACGACGCCGAATGGGTACATTTACCTGACAAATGTGAAG TGTGCAAGTTTCTGAGTATcgaaatgaaatctgcatttgAAGAGACTGGAAAAACCAAGCAAGTCATAGAGACGAATTATCGCTTTCTGGACTCGAAGGGTGCACCGCCAATAAAATACGTCAAATC GGACATCCGGTTCATAGAGGTGATGGAGACTGTCTGTCAACGACTCATGGAGTACAATCTGCACAAGGAGAGGGAAGGCAGCAACCGCTTTGCCAAG GGCATGTCTGAGACCTTCTCCACACTGCATAACTTGGTCCACAAGGGCGTGAAAGTAGTGATGGATATCCCGTATGAGTTGTGGAACGAGACATCTGCAGAGGTGGCAGATCTGAAGAAGCAG TGTGATATAATGTTGGAGCAGTATGAGGAAGTCATTGAAGACTGGTACAAGGGTGATCAAGTAGAAGACCTCACCACTTACCTGTGTGAGAAGCATGTTCTTAAGGGGCAGGACATAG ACTGCCTGAAGGAGAAATGGAGTGGGAAAAGGAGAGAGACAGCAGGCATTACTGATGAGAAGAAGGAGAAGAAAAAGAATGGAGAGAGCAGTGGCCAGGAGAAGCTGATGAAGAAGAAGGgggggaagaagaagaaaaagaagaagaagaagagcaaGCTTTCAGAGCAGGAGATGGGAGGAGAGAGCAAAGACGACGTGGAAGTCATTCCAGAGGAGGGTCTCCAGGGCAGTGCACCCCTGCATGGGGAGAAGACTGAGTTGTGA